One stretch of Zingiber officinale cultivar Zhangliang chromosome 6B, Zo_v1.1, whole genome shotgun sequence DNA includes these proteins:
- the LOC121992665 gene encoding HVA22-like protein a isoform X2, with the protein MGSGSFLKVVAKNFDVLAGYASIKAIETKSSTDDQQWLTYWVLYSFITLFELTFARLIEWFPIWSYAKLFFSCWLVLPYFNGAAYVYQHFVRPLLVNRQTVNIWYIPRKEDIIRKPEDILSAAKKYIEENGPKAFETLISKYQREPKTRRTILEEVHAQQQSYAEKEYNPWGEDSTIFDDGHRY; encoded by the exons ATGGGATCGGGATCTTTCCTCAAGGTAGTCGCAAAAAACTTCGATGTTCTTGCTGG GTATGCATCCATCAAAGCAATAGAAACCAAATCATCTACTGATGACCAACAGTGGCTCACTTATTGGGTGTTGTACTCATTCATTACACTGTTTGAACTTACTTTTGCAAGGCTTATAGAATG GTTCCCCATTTGGTCGTATGCAAAACTGTTCTTTAGCTGCTGGTTGGTCTTGCCCTACTTTAATGGTGCTGCATATGTTTATCAACATTTTGTGAGGCCATTATTAGTCAATCGGCAGACAGTAAACATCTGGTATATACCAAGAAAGGAGGACATAATTCGTAAACCAGAAGATATATTATCAGCAGCAAAGAAATATATTGAAGAGAATGGACCAAAAGCATTTGAGACTCTAATCAGCAAG TACCAAAGGGAGCCTAAAACTCGTCGGACAATTTTAGAGGAGGTGCACGCTCAGCAACAATCTTATGCAGAAAAAGAGTATAATCCATGGGGAGAGGACTCGACAATATTTGATGATGGTCATAGATACTGA
- the LOC121992665 gene encoding HVA22-like protein a isoform X1 gives MGSGSFLKVVAKNFDVLAGPVVTLVYPLYASIKAIETKSSTDDQQWLTYWVLYSFITLFELTFARLIEWFPIWSYAKLFFSCWLVLPYFNGAAYVYQHFVRPLLVNRQTVNIWYIPRKEDIIRKPEDILSAAKKYIEENGPKAFETLISKYQREPKTRRTILEEVHAQQQSYAEKEYNPWGEDSTIFDDGHRY, from the exons ATGGGATCGGGATCTTTCCTCAAGGTAGTCGCAAAAAACTTCGATGTTCTTGCTGG GCCAGTGGTTACTCTTGTGTATCCATT GTATGCATCCATCAAAGCAATAGAAACCAAATCATCTACTGATGACCAACAGTGGCTCACTTATTGGGTGTTGTACTCATTCATTACACTGTTTGAACTTACTTTTGCAAGGCTTATAGAATG GTTCCCCATTTGGTCGTATGCAAAACTGTTCTTTAGCTGCTGGTTGGTCTTGCCCTACTTTAATGGTGCTGCATATGTTTATCAACATTTTGTGAGGCCATTATTAGTCAATCGGCAGACAGTAAACATCTGGTATATACCAAGAAAGGAGGACATAATTCGTAAACCAGAAGATATATTATCAGCAGCAAAGAAATATATTGAAGAGAATGGACCAAAAGCATTTGAGACTCTAATCAGCAAG TACCAAAGGGAGCCTAAAACTCGTCGGACAATTTTAGAGGAGGTGCACGCTCAGCAACAATCTTATGCAGAAAAAGAGTATAATCCATGGGGAGAGGACTCGACAATATTTGATGATGGTCATAGATACTGA
- the LOC121992664 gene encoding putative UPF0481 protein At3g02645, with the protein MASINGQQQQQQQQNSSPSPNSHHVNNPVFDELRWVIQIRHSLEDVDDSDDVGIPVSVFNVPKSLQVTKPEAYIPQLIALGPYHHWRPELYEMERYKLAAVRRTKKQFHTIKLHHLVQQFTKLEHKIRAHYHRYLDLSGETLAWMMAVDASFLLEFLQVYAAVEDGGGQALRRLSSRMSHLVDYTGRKSAHNVILRDIMMLENQIPLFLLRNILESQSPSAEASDETLAKMLGGLLKELSPFKLLDIFPCGIDLKQHSHLLELLYYVIVPQSDDQSEENEIEEVNDETPPPSKGQPRKGGSSDGGYMKQLYHAVVGIGSGLTVAPIQFVRGVVTSRPVKLVALVPWKILTSLPGFSILKQPFESFCSSALQGQDRDQIPQALINGSSSSNSNKPPLVEEIMIPSVTDLVSSGVKFSPTTGDLSTIAFNTNTATFYLPAVCLDVNTEVILRNLVAYEASAAMGPLVFTRYTELMNGIIDTEEDVRLLREQRVVANRMKSDGQVASLWNGMSRSVRLTRVPFMDKLIEDVNKYHNSRWRVKTGKFMKKYVFGSWQFLTFVAAILLLLLTALQAFCSVYTCSRWFGVVDVQKH; encoded by the coding sequence ATGGCGTCTATCAATggccagcagcagcagcagcagcagcagaatTCCAGTCCGAGTCCAAACTCTCACCACGTCAACAATCCTGTGTTCGACGAACTCCGGTGGGTGATCCAGATTCGGCACTCGCTGGAGGACGTCGACGACAGCGACGACGTCGGCATCCCGGTGTCGGTGTTCAACGTCCCCAAGAGCCTGCAGGTGACGAAGCCGGAGGCATACATCCCCCAGCTCATCGCCCTCGGCCCCTACCACCACTGGCGACCCGAACTGTACGAGATGGAGCGCTACAAGCTCGCTGCCGTCCGGCGCACCAAGAAGCAGTTCCACACCATCAAGCTCCACCACCTCGTCCAGCAATTCACCAAGCTCGAGCACAAGATCCGCGCCCACTACCACCGGTATCTCGATCTCAGCGGCGAGACCTTGGCGTGGATGATGGCGGTGGACGCCTCGTTCTTGCTCGAGTTCCTCCAAGTCTACGCCGCTGTGGAGGACGGTGGTGGTCAAGCTTTGAGGCGACTGTCGTCGAGGATGTCGCATTTGGTGGACTACACGGGGAGGAAGTCCGCCCACAACGTCATTCTTCGCGACATCATGATGCTGGAGAACCAGATCCCCCTCTTCCTCCTGCGGAACATCTTGGAGTCGCAGTCGCCGTCCGCCGAGGCATCCGACGAGACGCTGGCCAAGATGCTCGGCGGTTTGCTCAAGGAGCTCTCCCCCTTCAAGCTGTTGGATATCTTCCCCTGCGGCATCGACCTCAAGCAGCACTCCCACTTGCTGGAACTTCTCTACTACGTCATTGTCCCGCAGTCCGACGACCAATCCGAAGAAAACGAGATCGAGGAAGTCAACGACGAGACGCCGCCGCCGTCGAAAGGGCAACCGCGAAAAGGGGGCAGCTCCGATGGCGGCTACATGAAACAACTGTACCACGCCGTGGTGGGCATCGGATCAGGGCTCACTGTAGCCCCGATTCAGTTCGTCCGAGGCGTCGTGACCTCAAGGCCGGTCAAGTTGGTGGCGCTGGTTCCGTGGAAGATCCTCACCAGCCTTCCTGGCTTCTCCATCCTGAAGCAACCGTTTGAGTCCTTTTGCAGTTCCGCGCTGCAAGGACAAGATAGGGATCAGATCCCTCAAGCATTAATCAACGGAAGCAGCTCCAGCAACAGTAACAAGCCGCCTCTGGTGGAGGAGATCATGATCCCCTCCGTGACGGATCTGGTCAGCTCCGGCGTGAAGTTCTCTCCCACCACCGGCGACTTGTCGACCATCGCGTTCAACACGAACACGGCGACGTTCTACCTCCCCGCCGTCTGCTTGGACGTGAACACCGAGGTCATCCTGCGGAATCTGGTGGCGTACGAGGCGTCGGCGGCGATGGGGCCGCTGGTGTTCACCAGGTACACCGAGCTGATGAACGGCATCATCGACACCGAGGAGGACGTGCGGCTGCTCCGGGAACAGAGGGTGGTGGCGAACCGGATGAAGAGCGACGGACAGGTGGCGTCGCTGTGGAACGGGATGAGCCGTTCGGTGAGGCTGACGAGGGTGCCGTTCATGGACAAACTCATCGAGGACGTGAACAAGTACCACAACAGCAGGTGGAGAGTGAAGACgggaaagttcatgaagaagtaCGTGTTCGGTTCATGGCAGTTCTTGACGTTCGTGGCCGCCATTCTCCTGCTCCTCCTCACAGCTCTGCAAGCATTCTGTTCGGTCTACACTTGCTCCCGTTGGTTTGGGGTCGTCGACGTCCAGAAACATTGA
- the LOC121992666 gene encoding uncharacterized protein LOC121992666 gives MEFQKVSNKAMEIFADFFWFIFTSSLIWAISFAAMHFLRPKKGSDSQSAIDLRRKDDEANNEEEEEPPTLCFKFQYQFSDQQQQLIKQQAVDGEPTPPPPPSPNARIHNYSFLSGKDFTGFVEQPPAPKTYRVFQDSCRDPPDHASFSSLSLKGFPRRRRSSTDRRQGQIDAAGEKFPADKSTKSDSLRRTSSVSPKYFRRRSSSVKADNFADEVDHGDIYIHPKFSGFNSEAESISDADSVKAESFVSSKASRKPYASNRANLSVEFGRVYRGRFMFNEFAGLDSDTESFSASDGYSVKELIVDSDSNGLVSDTDSSDDHEHKANSARYSGKFLEAIKRVEKLQSQLTHSYDAESVAPNEEFSKQTMSKENEPDGKLVCDEKVMNQGPDESKGVLKCEESTPPNLNDNGEVNQNTRKGYDDTSSTGDTVSEASSGFDLSPHPLLETISRTDEELDGLEKELKKEKEVPLVDELDDDEYDELESLWEHEDLIEQLKIELKRVRAAGLPSISEESVAPKIVEDLKPWKIGKIQQEDPIEELHKFHKIYRERMWKLDILNYQKMNTIGFLNLKDHVHSKGPQKSVIPAIKSVLLQNLWSCNFQMDVDPSDKLIKEVKNDLELVVVAQTCLSWEFLRWQYEKSRELPEFDHQYNHVADEFQQFQALLQRFIEDEPFQGPRLPNYLKSRSLVKNLLQVPVIREDTMKEKMEDESKGNFIVTIETLEDIMEESIRIFWEFVKADKDETPGFLKMLIGSHAELEDLADSKLMSEIQIKLEKKEKRLKDILRTGNCLVKKFKKPKEDRSNQDLFFSQVDLKLVARVLRMSKITTHQLVWCDAKLSNIWFVEAKVYREPSFLLFPC, from the exons ATGGAATTCCAGAAGGTATCCAACAAGGCCATGGAAATCTTCGCTGATTTCTTCTGGTTCATCTTCACCAGTTCCTTGATTTGGGCGATCAGTTTCGCAGCCATGCATTTCTTGAG ACCTAAGAAAGGAAGTGATTCTCAGAGTGCAATTGATTTGAGGAGGAAGGACGATGAGGCTAAcaacgaagaggaagaagagccaCCGACGCTTTGTTTCAAGTTTCAGTATCAGTTTTCTGATcaacaacagcagctgatcaagcAGCAAGCGGTTGACGGCGAGCcaacgccgccgccgccgccgtctcCCAACGCTAGGATTCACAACTACAGCTTCTTGTCCGGGAAAGATTTCACCGGGTTCGTCGAACAGCCGCCGGCGCCAAAAACTTATCGAGTTTTTCAGGATTCTTGTCGAGATCCTCCTGACCATGCTTCCTTTAGCTCTTTATCATTGAAAGGCTTCCCGCGGCGGCGACGAAGTTCAACAGACCGGCGGCAGGGACAAATCGACGCCGCCGGCGAGAAGTTTCCGGCCGACAAATCGACAAAGTCAGATTCTTTGAGAAGAACTAGTTCGGTTTCACCAAAATACTTTCGCCGACGGAGTTCGAGTGTTAAGGCAGACAATTTTGCAGACGAAGTTGATCATGGAGATATCTATATTCATCCCAAGTTTTCGGGCTTCAATTCGGAAGCTGAATCCATTTCTGATGCTGATTCAGTGAAGGCTGAGAGCTTTGTGTCTTCGAAAGCTTCCCGAAAACCGTATGCTAGCAATCGAGCAAATTTATCAGTTGAATTTGGAAGAGTTTATCGAGGAAGGTTTATGTTCAATGAGTTTGCAGGATTGGATTCGGACACCGAAAGCTTTAGTGCAAGTGATGGTTATTCTGTCAAGGAGTTGATTGTGGATTCAGATAGCAATGGCCTTGTCTCCGATACCGACTCCTCCGATGACCATGAACACAAAGCAAATTCAGCTAGATACAGTGGGAAATTTTTGGAAGCTATTAAAAGAGTTGAAAAACTACAATCACAGCTTACTCATAGCTATGATGCAGAATCTGTTGCCCCGAATGAGGAGTTCTCCAAGCAAACCATGTCGAAAGAGAATGAACCCGATGGAAAACTTGTTTGTGATGAGAAGGTTATGAATCAAGGCCCTGATGAATCAAAAGGAGTTCTGAAATGTGAAGAATCGACGCCACCAAATTTGAATGACAATGGTGAAGTGAATCAAAACACTCGAAAAGGATACGATGATACTAGTAGCACCGGTGACACGGTTTCTGAAGCGTCGAGCGGATTTGATCTCTCCCCTCATCCTCTTTTGGAGACAATTTCAAGAACAGATGAAGAATTGGATGGACTAGagaaagaactaaagaaggaAAAGGAAGTGCCATTAGTTGATGAATTGGATGATGATGAGTATGATGAGTTGGAGTCCCTTTGGGAACATGAGGATCTTATAGAGCAGCTCAAAATAGAACTGAAAAGGGTGAGGGCTGCGGGCCTGCCTTCGATCTCAGAGGAATCGGTTGCCCCGAAAATAGTTGAGGATCTGAAACCATGGAAGATTGGCAAAATTCAGCAAGAAGATCCTATAGAAGAGCTCCATAAGTTCCACAAAATTTATCGGGAGAGGATGTGGAAGCTCGACATCTTGAACTATCAGAAGATGAACACAATAG GATTTCTCAACCTCAAGGATCATGTTCATTCAAAGGGGCCTCAAAAGTCGGTCATTCCGGCCATCAAATCCGTCCTCCTGCAGAATCTATGGTCCTGTAATTTTCAAATGGATGTAGATCCATCTGACAAATTGATCAAGGAGGTGAAGAATGATTTGGAGCTTGTTGTTGTGGCACAAACATGCCTTTCATGGGAGTTCTTGCGTTGGCAGTATGAGAAGTCTAGAGAGTTACCGGAATTCGACCATCAGTACAATCATGTAGCCGATGAATTCCAACAATTCCAAGCGTTGCTGCAGaggttcatagaggatgagcctttCCAAGGACCGAGACTACCAAATTATCTCAAGAGTCGATCTCTTGTTAAGAATCTCCTCCAAGTTCCGGTCATAAGAG AGGATACCATGAAGGAGAAGATGGAGGATGAAAGCAAGGGGAATTTCATTGTTACAATCGAAACCCTTGAAGACATAATGGAGGAGTCCATTAGGATCTTTTGGGAATTTGTGAAGGCAGACAAGGATGAAACTCCAGGGTTTCTGAAGATGTTAATTGGATCTCATGCTGAACTTGAAGACCTTGCAGACTCCAAGCTCATGTCAGAGATCCAAATCAAGTTGGAAAAG AAAGAAAAGAGACTGAAAGACATTTTACGAACCGGGAATTGCCttgtgaagaagttcaagaagcctAAAGAAGACAGATCGAATCAAGATCTCTTCTTCTCTCAAGTCGACTTGAAGCTGGTCGCAAGAGTGCTACGGATGTCGAAAATTACAACTCATCAGCTGGTGTGGTGTGATGCAAAGTTGAGCAACATCTGGTTTGTGGAAGCAAAAGTTTATAGGGAGCCTTCATTTTTGCTCTTCCCCTGCTGA